The Rhodococcus triatomae genome includes a window with the following:
- a CDS encoding GTP-binding protein: MDFVKSDPGKRVTSAKIVIAGGFGVGKTTMVGAVSEIVPLRTEALVTNASDGVDNLSATPDKETTTVAMDFGRISLAEDLVLYLFGTPGQHRFWFMWDDLIRGAIGAVVLIDTRRLDECFAAVDFFEARRLPFIVAINEFDGAPRYPSEDIRAALAISPDVPIIPIDARDRESAKGALVTVTEYALSKLQSTVY; encoded by the coding sequence GTGGACTTCGTCAAATCTGATCCCGGGAAGCGCGTCACGTCGGCGAAGATCGTCATCGCCGGCGGATTCGGAGTGGGAAAGACCACGATGGTCGGCGCCGTGTCCGAAATCGTCCCGTTGCGCACCGAGGCACTGGTCACCAACGCCAGCGACGGCGTCGACAACCTGTCGGCGACGCCGGACAAGGAGACCACCACCGTCGCGATGGACTTCGGTCGCATCTCGCTGGCGGAGGACCTGGTCCTGTACCTCTTCGGCACCCCGGGGCAGCACCGGTTCTGGTTCATGTGGGACGACCTGATCCGCGGTGCCATCGGCGCCGTCGTGCTCATCGACACCCGGCGACTCGACGAGTGTTTCGCGGCCGTCGACTTCTTCGAGGCCCGCAGGTTGCCGTTCATCGTGGCGATCAACGAGTTCGACGGTGCGCCCCGCTACCCGTCCGAGGACATCCGGGCCGCGCTGGCCATCTCGCCGGATGTCCCGATCATCCCCATCGATGCCCGGGACCGTGAGTCGGCGAAGGGTGCGTTGGTCACCGTCACCGAGTACGCGTTGTCCAAGCTGCAGTCGACCGTCTACTGA
- a CDS encoding DUF742 domain-containing protein: MSADDDYAGPGDSGPSIVRPYSLTSGRTRPAVELALEALIQALPQSEDRQWELDDVNAAIVALCQHSPSVAEIAARISMPLGVARVLVADLVEAGHLQILATLKEDSTDSERRELIERVLSGLRQI, translated from the coding sequence ATGAGCGCAGACGACGACTACGCGGGTCCGGGGGACTCGGGCCCGAGCATCGTGCGGCCCTACTCCCTGACGTCGGGGCGTACCCGGCCTGCCGTCGAGCTCGCGCTCGAGGCACTGATCCAGGCGCTGCCCCAGTCCGAGGACCGGCAGTGGGAGCTCGACGACGTGAACGCCGCGATCGTCGCGCTGTGTCAGCACTCGCCCTCGGTGGCCGAGATCGCAGCCCGTATCTCGATGCCGCTCGGCGTCGCACGCGTGTTGGTCGCCGATCTCGTCGAGGCAGGTCACCTGCAGATTCTCGCGACGCTCAAGGAAGACTCCACGGATTCCGAGCGTCGTGAACTGATCGAAAGGGTCCTCAGTGGACTTCGTCAAATCTGA
- a CDS encoding roadblock/LC7 domain-containing protein: MNPAPGSETRPLDWLVSNFVTDVAGVSHAVLVSADGLLMAASAHLPLDRAEQLAAVTSGLASLSAGVSRLFEGGGVLQSVVEMQYGYLLLMSVGDGSYLATLTDAECDIGQVGYEMAILVDRVGASVQATARAPQGS, encoded by the coding sequence ATGAATCCAGCGCCCGGTTCCGAGACGCGCCCGCTCGACTGGCTGGTCTCCAACTTCGTCACCGACGTGGCGGGGGTGTCCCATGCGGTCCTGGTGTCCGCGGACGGCCTGCTCATGGCCGCCAGCGCGCACCTGCCGCTGGACCGTGCCGAGCAGCTCGCGGCCGTGACCTCGGGTCTGGCGAGCCTGTCCGCCGGCGTCTCCCGGCTCTTCGAGGGCGGCGGGGTGCTGCAGTCGGTCGTCGAGATGCAGTACGGCTACCTGCTTCTGATGAGCGTCGGTGACGGCTCCTACCTCGCGACACTGACCGACGCCGAATGCGACATCGGCCAGGTCGGCTACGAGATGGCCATTCTCGTCGATCGTGTCGGTGCGTCCGTGCAGGCCACGGCCCGCGCTCCGCAAGGATCCTGA
- a CDS encoding ATP-binding protein: MDEHSPPRAKFWDIEGWGLRWKVTAVLAVPVTVAMILGGLRVEAELSGAVQYTSAANQVSGIPDMVALEAAMGTLSGGVASGTALAEDRQTVEELLEQVSEGARNPELDRDVAASINKSVADTRSLLDLMDSGGVPPSVIGDRQRALAEDFIDSAELILAPVEDPEVIDKSFQLMTSWQAQRRLFDQAMAMVDLMNLYSTAEGRALARAGNIPMNDIVFSAGSESGLLDLLGRFYPEDDTQLASLHEQITTRNRLIDDGVADAAQGGLLPVLQIRGSLISSKDIYQDLTSAAAADIADTVTTKAADARSAALRDTAVVMGTLLAALILALLVSRSLVGPIRKLRYGALKAARRDLPQAIEKIKSSDDPRDLSFDPVPVDSTEEIGQLARAVDDMHGQALKLAGEQAQLRLQISDMFETLARRSKSLVDQQLGLIEKLEFEEKDPKRLESLFRLDHLAARMRRNGENLLVLAGTRVRRNQSAAVPLGDVLRAAISEVEDYQRVQVGATPEGALSGSVATDVVHLLAELVDNALRASPPGSPVTFGFARAVDGGVLLEIADRGIGVPTDELTEINERLASGGEVGPETARHMGLFVVSRLAQRHGLTVRMRPTFDTARNPGVTVSIHLPTSLIVAHSNRFDTGQQAVVAAPERPALPPRDTTRSEERPALPSRRESATAPAAQPPLPERNGHDSAPTASPPGSALPRRTPGASGITGDTGVPSAPTPAREPETPPARGAVTPPRPPRAGEPRPEPAGLDPVVDGSSLSLGDEAGALEQDQVPTVQRHRYRDPAKTASFFRARTEQPAQQQPPRRPDPLEDTGTPIFDQMVSEWLRDPTKNDGPPPTTWESPADAGWSAVERVRSTPAEIDPDLGLPKRRPGERLLPGTVEGAQTGTLRRVRDPETIRAKLSSHQRGVRSGRARTHTDTPSTEGER, encoded by the coding sequence ATGGACGAGCATTCGCCACCCCGGGCGAAGTTCTGGGATATCGAAGGCTGGGGCCTGCGGTGGAAGGTCACCGCGGTGCTTGCCGTCCCGGTGACGGTCGCCATGATCCTCGGTGGACTGCGCGTCGAGGCCGAACTCAGCGGTGCGGTTCAGTACACCTCGGCGGCCAACCAGGTCAGCGGTATTCCCGACATGGTGGCGCTCGAAGCCGCGATGGGTACGCTCTCCGGTGGTGTCGCCTCCGGCACGGCCCTCGCCGAGGACCGCCAGACCGTCGAGGAACTTCTCGAGCAGGTGTCCGAGGGCGCCCGCAACCCGGAACTCGACCGGGACGTCGCCGCCTCGATCAACAAGTCCGTCGCCGACACCCGTTCGCTGCTCGACCTGATGGATTCCGGGGGAGTCCCGCCGAGCGTGATCGGCGACCGGCAGCGCGCTCTCGCCGAGGACTTCATCGATTCCGCCGAGCTGATCCTGGCCCCGGTCGAGGACCCCGAGGTCATCGACAAGAGCTTCCAGCTCATGACGTCCTGGCAGGCGCAGCGCCGCCTGTTCGACCAGGCGATGGCGATGGTCGACCTGATGAACCTCTACTCCACCGCCGAGGGTCGCGCACTGGCTCGCGCCGGAAACATCCCGATGAACGACATCGTGTTCTCCGCGGGTTCCGAGTCCGGCCTGCTCGATCTCCTCGGCCGCTTCTATCCCGAGGACGACACACAGCTCGCGTCACTACACGAGCAGATCACCACCCGTAACCGGCTCATCGACGACGGCGTCGCGGACGCGGCGCAGGGCGGACTGCTGCCGGTGCTGCAGATCCGCGGGTCGCTCATCTCGAGCAAGGACATCTACCAGGACCTCACCTCCGCGGCGGCGGCCGACATCGCCGACACCGTCACGACGAAGGCGGCGGACGCCCGCTCCGCCGCACTCCGTGACACCGCGGTCGTCATGGGAACCCTGCTCGCGGCGTTGATCCTGGCGCTGCTGGTGTCGCGGTCCCTCGTCGGGCCCATCCGCAAGCTCCGCTACGGGGCGCTCAAGGCGGCCCGCCGCGATCTGCCGCAGGCGATCGAGAAGATCAAGTCCAGTGACGATCCCCGCGACCTGTCGTTCGATCCGGTGCCCGTCGACTCCACCGAAGAGATCGGGCAGCTGGCCCGGGCGGTGGACGACATGCACGGACAGGCCCTCAAGCTCGCCGGCGAGCAGGCGCAGCTGCGCCTGCAGATCAGCGACATGTTCGAGACCCTGGCCCGGCGCAGCAAGTCGCTGGTGGACCAGCAGCTCGGTCTCATCGAGAAGCTCGAGTTCGAGGAGAAGGACCCGAAGCGGCTCGAGAGCCTCTTCCGCCTCGACCACCTGGCGGCGCGTATGCGCCGGAACGGCGAGAACCTCCTCGTCCTCGCCGGTACCCGGGTGCGCCGCAACCAGTCCGCCGCCGTTCCCCTCGGCGACGTCCTGCGCGCCGCGATCTCCGAGGTGGAGGACTACCAGCGTGTGCAGGTCGGTGCCACTCCGGAGGGCGCGCTCAGTGGCTCGGTCGCCACGGACGTGGTCCACCTGCTCGCCGAACTCGTCGACAACGCGCTGCGTGCCTCGCCGCCCGGCTCGCCGGTGACCTTCGGCTTCGCCCGCGCCGTCGACGGCGGCGTGCTGCTCGAGATCGCCGACCGCGGCATCGGTGTCCCGACCGACGAGCTCACCGAGATCAACGAGCGCCTGGCTTCCGGTGGTGAGGTCGGCCCCGAGACGGCACGTCACATGGGCCTGTTCGTGGTCAGCCGGCTGGCTCAGCGGCACGGTCTGACGGTGCGGATGCGCCCGACCTTCGACACCGCCCGCAACCCCGGCGTCACCGTGAGCATCCACCTGCCGACGTCCCTGATCGTCGCCCACAGCAACCGGTTCGACACCGGTCAGCAGGCCGTCGTGGCCGCCCCCGAGCGGCCGGCACTGCCGCCGCGGGACACCACCCGCAGCGAGGAGCGCCCCGCGCTGCCCTCGCGTCGGGAGAGCGCGACCGCACCGGCCGCGCAGCCTCCGCTGCCGGAACGCAACGGCCACGACTCGGCACCCACGGCCTCGCCGCCGGGTTCGGCGTTGCCACGCCGCACGCCGGGAGCGAGCGGGATCACCGGGGACACCGGTGTGCCGTCGGCACCCACACCGGCGCGGGAACCGGAAACTCCGCCCGCCCGTGGTGCGGTCACCCCGCCCCGTCCGCCGCGTGCCGGTGAGCCGCGTCCGGAGCCCGCCGGGCTGGATCCGGTCGTCGACGGCAGCAGCCTGTCCCTCGGTGACGAGGCCGGAGCGCTCGAGCAGGACCAGGTGCCGACCGTGCAACGGCACCGGTACCGGGATCCGGCCAAGACGGCGTCGTTCTTCCGGGCCCGCACCGAGCAACCGGCTCAGCAGCAGCCTCCGCGTCGGCCCGATCCCCTCGAGGACACGGGGACGCCGATCTTCGACCAGATGGTCTCCGAGTGGCTGCGCGATCCCACCAAGAACGACGGCCCGCCGCCGACCACCTGGGAATCGCCCGCCGACGCCGGCTGGTCCGCCGTCGAACGGGTGCGGTCCACGCCCGCAGAGATCGATCCCGATCTGGGCCTGCCGAAACGCCGGCCGGGAGAACGACTGCTCCCGGGGACCGTCGAAGGAGCACAGACCGGGACGCTGCGTCGGGTGCGCGACCCTGAAACAATCCGGGCGAAGCTGAGCAGCCACCAGCGGGGTGTCCGCAGCGGCCGCGCCCGCACGCACACCGACACCCCCAGTACCGAAGGAGAACGATGA